A genome region from Alteripontixanthobacter maritimus includes the following:
- a CDS encoding YdbL family protein yields MIAGALLVASLSVPASAQRDPAYAQARAAGLVGEKMDGYLGIVGAETEELRRIVKHINAQRRSVYFERAKATGSTPEAYALTSGCQAIARTVPGEKYQAPDGTWQDRTSAPPMRDSRCP; encoded by the coding sequence ATGATCGCTGGCGCGCTACTCGTGGCCAGTCTTTCCGTGCCTGCCAGCGCCCAGCGTGATCCGGCCTACGCACAAGCCCGCGCCGCCGGCCTCGTCGGCGAAAAGATGGATGGCTATCTCGGAATTGTGGGCGCCGAAACTGAAGAGCTCCGCCGCATCGTCAAGCATATCAATGCGCAGCGTCGTTCTGTATATTTCGAACGCGCCAAAGCCACCGGCTCCACACCGGAAGCATACGCACTCACCTCCGGCTGTCAGGCGATTGCGCGTACCGTACCGGGGGAAAAGTATCAGGCGCCAGATGGAACCTGGCAGGATCGCACTTCTGCCCCGCCGATGCGGGATAGTCGTTGCCCGTAA
- a CDS encoding F0F1 ATP synthase subunit C translates to MDAEAAKLIGAGLAAIGAGMAAIGVGNVFGSFLESALRNPGAADGQQGRLFIGFAAAELLGLLAFVVAMILIFVA, encoded by the coding sequence ATGGACGCAGAAGCAGCCAAGCTCATCGGCGCAGGCCTCGCAGCAATCGGTGCCGGCATGGCCGCCATCGGCGTGGGTAACGTGTTCGGTTCCTTCCTGGAAAGCGCGCTGCGCAATCCAGGTGCCGCAGACGGCCAGCAGGGACGTTTGTTCATCGGCTTTGCCGCTGCCGAGCTTCTTGGCCTGCTGGCATTCGTCGTCGCGATGATCCTGATCTTCGTGGCATAA
- the gloB gene encoding hydroxyacylglutathione hydrolase, with translation MLQIHQFPCLSDNYGFLVHDPESGETACIDTPEALVILREAAAKGWTITQIWNTHWHPDHAGGNEAIKAATGCRVTAPAAEASRIPAIDRSVGAGDTVTLGNYEAEVIDVGGHTMGHIAYHMPRAGVAFVGDSVFALGCGRMFEGDPKQFWTSLQRIKALPEETRLYCAHEYTAANAKFALHADPANDALKRYAAEITAKRDRDEPTVPTVLSRELATNPFLRADDPVLMEIWGGNTPHETFAALRAGKDGF, from the coding sequence ATGCTACAAATTCACCAATTCCCCTGCCTGTCCGACAATTACGGCTTTCTCGTCCATGACCCGGAGAGCGGTGAGACGGCGTGCATCGATACGCCCGAAGCGCTGGTGATCCTGCGGGAGGCTGCGGCGAAGGGTTGGACCATTACACAGATCTGGAACACGCATTGGCACCCCGATCATGCCGGCGGCAACGAGGCGATCAAGGCAGCGACAGGGTGTAGGGTTACCGCTCCGGCCGCCGAAGCGTCTCGCATTCCTGCCATCGACCGTAGCGTGGGTGCGGGCGACACGGTCACTCTGGGTAACTACGAAGCGGAGGTCATCGATGTGGGCGGTCATACGATGGGGCACATCGCCTATCATATGCCGCGAGCAGGTGTGGCGTTCGTTGGTGACAGCGTCTTCGCGCTCGGCTGCGGGCGTATGTTCGAGGGGGATCCGAAGCAGTTCTGGACCAGCCTGCAGCGTATCAAGGCGCTACCTGAAGAGACGCGGTTATACTGCGCGCACGAATACACTGCTGCGAATGCGAAGTTCGCCCTGCATGCCGATCCGGCCAATGACGCCCTGAAACGCTATGCCGCCGAGATTACCGCCAAGCGGGATCGGGATGAACCGACGGTGCCGACCGTCTTATCACGCGAACTGGCGACGAACCCGTTTTTACGCGCCGACGATCCGGTTTTGATGGAAATCTGGGGTGGCAACACTCCGCATGAGACATTCGCTGCACTAAGGGCCGGTAAAGACGGATTCTAG
- a CDS encoding F0F1 ATP synthase subunit A, translating into MAAEEAKVDPMYQFTIKPLGGSESWELAGFNIAFTNSALWMLITTVVLVAFVWGGMRRELVPGRWQMAVESFTGFIDDMLEANIGKAGRKYVPYVFSLFMFILFANLLGLMPLGIVGVHPFTFTSHFTVTGVLAIISFAIVLIVGFWKHGLKFFSLFVPHGTPLVMIPIIFPIELVSFLVRPFSLALRLFVAMMAGHVLLEVLSSFVIDGTNAGALWGGVVGLPSFLLMIGICALEILVAGIQAYVFALLTSLYINDAENLH; encoded by the coding sequence GTGGCAGCTGAAGAAGCCAAGGTCGATCCGATGTACCAATTTACGATCAAGCCCCTGGGCGGATCGGAAAGCTGGGAACTTGCGGGTTTCAACATCGCCTTTACTAACAGTGCCTTGTGGATGTTGATCACCACGGTCGTGCTGGTGGCATTCGTGTGGGGCGGTATGCGACGCGAACTGGTGCCGGGCCGCTGGCAGATGGCGGTCGAAAGCTTCACCGGTTTCATCGACGATATGCTGGAAGCCAATATTGGCAAGGCGGGGCGCAAATATGTGCCCTACGTATTCAGCCTGTTCATGTTCATCCTGTTCGCCAACCTGCTTGGCCTGATGCCATTGGGCATTGTTGGCGTGCATCCTTTCACCTTTACCAGCCACTTTACCGTCACCGGCGTGCTGGCGATTATCAGCTTCGCCATCGTGTTGATCGTCGGTTTCTGGAAGCATGGGCTGAAATTCTTCAGCCTGTTCGTGCCGCACGGTACGCCGCTGGTGATGATCCCGATTATCTTCCCTATCGAACTGGTGTCCTTCCTCGTACGGCCCTTCAGTCTTGCACTGCGGCTGTTCGTTGCGATGATGGCCGGGCACGTCCTGCTGGAAGTGCTTTCCAGCTTCGTCATCGACGGAACCAATGCCGGGGCGTTGTGGGGCGGGGTGGTCGGCCTTCCCAGCTTCCTGTTGATGATCGGGATCTGCGCGCTGGAAATTCTCGTCGCCGGTATCCAGGCCTATGTTTTTGCGCTGTTGACCTCGCTTTACATCAACGACGCCGAAAACCTTCACTAA
- a CDS encoding AtpZ/AtpI family protein: MNDEKPAREPIAEDARIDALEERLKAVHEREEQRNRPRGHGTDANYRAANRVLADLLGGILGGAVIGWVIDYFAGTSPWGLLVMLFLGIIVAFRNVFRSARTTSGNPSDQS; encoded by the coding sequence ATGAACGACGAGAAGCCTGCACGGGAACCCATTGCCGAGGATGCGCGGATCGATGCGCTCGAAGAACGGTTGAAGGCCGTCCACGAGCGTGAAGAGCAGCGCAACCGGCCGCGGGGCCACGGAACGGATGCGAATTATCGCGCCGCGAACCGTGTCCTTGCGGACTTGCTTGGCGGGATTCTCGGCGGTGCGGTGATTGGCTGGGTCATAGACTACTTTGCCGGGACATCGCCCTGGGGCCTGTTGGTGATGTTGTTCCTTGGAATCATCGTCGCTTTCAGAAACGTATTTCGGTCGGCCAGAACGACATCCGGTAATCCATCGGACCAGTCGTGA
- the rpsA gene encoding 30S ribosomal protein S1 produces MATSANPTRDDFEALLNEQLGGAGDGGFEGRVVKGTVTAVENGKAVIDVGLKSEGRVDIHEFTRGEGDTAPVVGDEVEVYVDRVENADGEAMLSRDRARREAAWDKLENEFGEEKRVEGRIFGRVKGGFTVDLDGAVAFLPGSQVDIRPVRDVTPLMDMPQPFQILKMDRKRGNIVVSRRAVLEETRAEQRSELIEGLAEGQVTEGVVKNITDYGAFVDLGGIDGLLHVTDMSYKRVNHPSEVIEIGQTVTVQIIRINAETQRISLGMKQLESDPWDGVGAKYPVGAKLSGTVTNITEYGAFVELEAGIEGLVHVSEMSWTKKNVHPGKIVSTSQEVEVMVLEVDSEKRRISLGLKQAQRNPWEEFADAHPVGAKVTGEVKNATEFGLFIGLPGDVDGMVHMSDIAWGISGEDALALHRKGEEVEAIVLDVDTDKERISLGMKQLEKGAPTAEGAAEGGSLRRGETVTVTVLEVRDGGLEVQVGDDGATGFIKRSDLGRDRDEQRPDRFQAGQKVDASVIGFDRSKKPNFSIKARQISEEKEAVQQYGSSDSGASLGDILGAALKKSDD; encoded by the coding sequence ATGGCAACTTCAGCCAATCCGACGCGCGACGACTTTGAAGCGCTTCTCAATGAACAGCTCGGCGGCGCCGGCGATGGCGGCTTCGAAGGCCGTGTCGTCAAGGGCACTGTCACCGCTGTCGAAAACGGCAAGGCCGTAATTGATGTCGGCCTCAAATCCGAAGGCCGCGTCGACATTCATGAATTTACCCGCGGCGAGGGCGACACCGCCCCCGTGGTTGGCGATGAAGTCGAAGTTTATGTCGACCGCGTCGAGAACGCTGACGGCGAAGCAATGCTCAGCCGCGACCGCGCCCGCCGTGAAGCCGCTTGGGACAAGCTGGAAAACGAATTCGGCGAAGAAAAGCGCGTCGAAGGCCGCATCTTCGGCCGCGTCAAGGGTGGCTTCACGGTCGATCTGGACGGTGCCGTGGCCTTCCTGCCCGGCTCGCAGGTCGATATCCGCCCCGTGCGCGACGTCACGCCGCTGATGGACATGCCGCAGCCGTTCCAGATTTTGAAAATGGATCGCAAGCGCGGAAATATCGTGGTCTCGCGCCGTGCCGTGCTGGAAGAAACGCGCGCCGAACAGCGTAGCGAACTGATCGAAGGTCTGGCCGAAGGTCAGGTTACCGAAGGCGTGGTCAAGAACATCACCGATTACGGTGCGTTCGTCGATCTGGGCGGGATCGACGGCCTGCTGCACGTGACCGACATGAGCTACAAGCGGGTCAACCACCCCAGCGAAGTGATCGAGATCGGCCAGACCGTCACTGTGCAGATTATTCGCATCAATGCTGAAACACAGCGTATTTCGCTCGGTATGAAGCAGCTGGAAAGCGATCCGTGGGATGGCGTTGGCGCGAAGTATCCAGTTGGCGCGAAGCTTTCGGGCACTGTTACGAACATTACCGAATACGGCGCGTTCGTGGAACTGGAAGCCGGCATCGAAGGCCTGGTCCATGTTTCCGAAATGAGCTGGACCAAGAAGAACGTACATCCCGGCAAGATCGTTTCGACGAGCCAGGAAGTCGAAGTCATGGTGCTGGAAGTGGACAGCGAGAAGCGACGCATCTCGCTCGGTCTCAAGCAGGCGCAGCGCAACCCCTGGGAAGAGTTCGCAGATGCGCATCCCGTGGGCGCGAAGGTCACAGGCGAAGTCAAGAACGCCACCGAGTTCGGCCTGTTCATCGGACTGCCGGGCGACGTCGACGGCATGGTCCACATGTCAGACATCGCATGGGGCATTTCGGGTGAAGACGCGCTGGCTCTGCACCGCAAGGGCGAAGAAGTCGAAGCCATCGTGCTGGACGTCGACACCGACAAGGAGCGTATCAGCCTCGGCATGAAGCAGCTCGAAAAGGGTGCGCCGACAGCCGAAGGTGCCGCAGAAGGTGGCTCGCTGCGTCGCGGCGAAACAGTCACCGTTACGGTGCTGGAAGTGCGCGATGGCGGACTGGAAGTGCAGGTCGGCGACGACGGCGCAACTGGCTTCATCAAACGTTCGGACCTCGGCCGCGACCGCGACGAACAGCGTCCCGATCGATTCCAGGCCGGCCAGAAGGTCGATGCCTCGGTCATCGGCTTCGACCGTTCGAAGAAGCCCAACTTCTCGATTAAGGCGCGTCAGATTTCCGAAGAGAAGGAAGCGGTACAGCAGTACGGCTCCAGCGACTCGGGCGCATCGCTCGGCGACATTCTGGGCGCTGCGCTCAAGAAGTCCGACGATTGA
- a CDS encoding F0F1 ATP synthase subunit B family protein: protein MPQIAQIAETYSSQIFYLLVFFGIVFFVVGRGMVPKVMDTVAQRDTTIEGDLAAARAARDQADAEEDAWRVRENENRAGAQALVAEAKAEAAAKNEKKIAAAQKRLDTKLADAEQRIEKSRAEALTEVESVAAEAAQEIVAKLAGAKVTAAKAQAAVKEAMAHA, encoded by the coding sequence ATGCCACAGATTGCCCAGATCGCCGAAACCTACTCCAGCCAGATATTTTATCTGCTGGTCTTTTTCGGCATTGTCTTTTTTGTCGTCGGACGCGGGATGGTGCCCAAGGTGATGGACACGGTGGCGCAGCGCGACACCACGATCGAAGGCGACCTTGCCGCAGCGCGTGCCGCCCGCGATCAGGCCGATGCCGAGGAAGATGCCTGGCGGGTGCGGGAAAATGAAAACCGTGCTGGCGCCCAAGCGCTCGTTGCCGAGGCGAAAGCCGAAGCCGCGGCAAAAAACGAAAAGAAAATCGCTGCAGCGCAAAAGCGGCTCGATACGAAACTGGCCGATGCTGAACAGCGTATCGAGAAATCGCGCGCTGAAGCTCTGACTGAAGTGGAAAGCGTCGCCGCAGAAGCCGCGCAGGAAATCGTGGCGAAGCTGGCAGGTGCGAAAGTGACTGCGGCCAAGGCACAGGCCGCCGTGAAGGAGGCAATGGCTCATGCTTGA
- a CDS encoding YnbE family lipoprotein, with amino-acid sequence MIATNLTRFGRNATGMAMIEQGSTSPIAARKWLTSALVAAGCLAISGCVTVNAPEDAIVIELNINIQQEVIYRLAADAGRTIEDNADIF; translated from the coding sequence ATGATAGCCACCAACTTGACCCGGTTTGGGCGGAATGCGACTGGTATGGCCATGATCGAGCAAGGCTCCACCAGTCCAATCGCTGCGCGGAAATGGCTGACCAGCGCGCTTGTCGCGGCGGGATGTCTGGCAATAAGCGGCTGCGTTACGGTGAACGCGCCGGAGGATGCGATCGTGATCGAACTTAATATCAATATCCAGCAAGAGGTCATTTATCGGCTGGCTGCGGATGCGGGACGCACGATCGAAGACAACGCCGATATTTTCTGA
- a CDS encoding F0F1 ATP synthase subunit B family protein, with amino-acid sequence MLDFLLMTASNAPEVLATTAADIHGEIDIGAGKHIEPELFGLAPYQVVSIAMLFLIAIMIWKKVPGMIAGGLDNRIAGIRQQLDEAKQLRAEAETLRDEYSAKIAGAEKDAEAMKENARHEADAILAKAEADGAAMVARRKQMAEDKIAAAERDAIDDVRNRAASAAAMASRKLIAEKHDAEADRKLADTLIAGI; translated from the coding sequence ATGCTTGATTTTCTCCTCATGACAGCAAGCAACGCGCCTGAGGTCCTCGCCACGACCGCTGCCGATATTCATGGCGAGATCGACATTGGCGCGGGCAAGCATATCGAACCCGAACTGTTCGGCCTGGCCCCGTACCAGGTGGTGTCGATCGCGATGCTGTTTCTCATTGCAATTATGATCTGGAAGAAGGTGCCCGGCATGATTGCCGGCGGGCTCGACAACCGGATTGCAGGTATCCGCCAGCAGCTCGACGAGGCAAAACAGCTTCGGGCCGAAGCGGAAACCTTGCGGGACGAATACTCCGCCAAGATCGCCGGTGCTGAGAAAGATGCCGAGGCGATGAAGGAAAACGCCCGTCACGAGGCGGACGCGATTCTTGCCAAGGCAGAAGCCGATGGCGCGGCCATGGTCGCTCGCCGCAAGCAGATGGCCGAAGACAAGATCGCCGCTGCCGAACGTGACGCCATCGACGACGTCCGCAACCGCGCTGCCTCCGCAGCCGCCATGGCCAGCCGTAAGTTGATCGCGGAGAAGCATGATGCAGAGGCGGACCGGAAGCTGGCTGACACGCTGATCGCCGGTATCTGA